In a genomic window of Pseudomonas putida:
- a CDS encoding carbonic anhydrase has translation MSDKDKQPLAASASTQPEVESADAALKHIVDGFLHFHHEVFPQQEELFKKLATAQTPRAMFITCADSRIVPELITHSSPGDLFVTRNVGNVVPPYGQMNGGVSTAIEYAVLALGVQHIIICGHSDCGAMRAVLNPHTLEKMPTVKAWLQHAEVAKTMVHDNCNCADENETMHVLTEENVIAQLQHLRTHPSVASRIANGQLFIHGWVYDIESSKIKAYDADQGRFLPLDGSVPIPMATPKARF, from the coding sequence ATGAGTGACAAGGATAAACAGCCGTTGGCTGCGTCGGCCTCCACCCAGCCCGAGGTGGAATCCGCCGATGCAGCGTTGAAGCATATCGTTGACGGCTTTTTGCATTTTCATCATGAGGTCTTTCCGCAGCAGGAAGAGCTCTTCAAGAAACTCGCCACGGCGCAAACGCCACGGGCGATGTTCATTACCTGCGCTGACTCGCGCATCGTTCCCGAACTCATCACCCACAGCTCTCCAGGCGATCTGTTCGTCACCCGTAACGTCGGCAACGTCGTCCCGCCCTACGGGCAGATGAACGGCGGCGTCTCCACGGCCATCGAGTACGCGGTGCTGGCGCTGGGCGTGCAGCACATCATCATCTGCGGCCACTCCGATTGCGGCGCGATGCGCGCGGTGCTCAACCCTCACACCCTGGAAAAAATGCCCACAGTCAAAGCCTGGCTGCAGCATGCGGAAGTGGCGAAAACCATGGTGCACGACAACTGCAACTGCGCCGACGAAAACGAGACGATGCATGTCCTCACCGAGGAAAATGTCATCGCTCAACTGCAACACTTGCGCACCCACCCCTCGGTAGCCTCGCGCATCGCCAACGGTCAACTGTTCATCCATGGCTGGGTCTACGACATCGAATCCAGCAAGATCAAAGCCTACGACGCCGATCAGGGTCGTTTCCTGCCGCTTGATGGCAGCGTGCCGATTCCGATGGCGACGCCCAAAGCGCGCTTCTAA
- a CDS encoding SulP family inorganic anion transporter, with protein MRAAQLKAVMPRELLASVVVFLVALPLCMGIAIASGLPPAKGLITGIIGGLVVGWLAGSPLQVSGPAAGLAVLVFELVRQHGVAMLGPILLLAGFLQLLAGRFKLGCWFRVTAPAVVYGMLAGIGVLIVLSQVHVMLDAAPKPSGLDNLTAFPGAVAQALPSFGWQAGLLGLSTIAVMWLWEKLRPHSLRFIPGALLGVGLATIASLLLALPVKRVEVPANLAQAIDWLKPADLLNLADPALLIAAFAVAFIASAETLLSAAAVDRMHSGERADFDRELSAQGVGNMLCGLLGALPMTGVIVRSSANVQAGATTRYSTIFHGLWLLGFVLLLSSVLQSIPVASLAGVLVYTGFKLVDLKAFRGLGRYGRMPMFTYAATALAIIFTDLLTGVLIGFGLTLVKLALKASRLKISLIDLPQAGEMELRLSGAATFLKVPALTQVLGSIPAGTTVHVPLNNLSYIDHSCLELLEEWGRANAAKGSTLLIESRGLKRRLEGRVRTNTGIGAAG; from the coding sequence ATGCGTGCGGCTCAACTCAAAGCTGTTATGCCACGGGAGCTGCTGGCTTCGGTGGTTGTGTTTCTGGTCGCCCTGCCCTTGTGCATGGGCATCGCCATTGCCTCGGGGCTACCGCCAGCCAAAGGTTTGATCACCGGCATCATCGGTGGCCTGGTCGTGGGCTGGCTGGCGGGTTCTCCGTTGCAAGTCAGCGGCCCGGCGGCGGGCCTGGCGGTGCTGGTGTTCGAATTGGTGCGCCAGCATGGGGTGGCCATGCTCGGGCCGATCCTGTTGCTGGCAGGGTTTCTGCAATTGCTGGCGGGGCGATTCAAGCTCGGGTGCTGGTTCCGGGTGACGGCACCGGCCGTGGTGTACGGCATGCTCGCCGGGATCGGCGTGCTGATCGTGCTCTCACAGGTGCATGTGATGCTCGACGCCGCGCCAAAACCCTCTGGCCTCGATAACCTCACGGCCTTCCCCGGCGCAGTGGCCCAGGCGCTGCCGTCGTTTGGCTGGCAGGCCGGACTGCTGGGGCTGTCGACCATCGCGGTGATGTGGCTATGGGAAAAACTGCGCCCACATTCACTGCGCTTCATTCCCGGCGCGCTGCTCGGGGTGGGCCTGGCGACGATCGCCAGCCTGCTGCTGGCATTGCCGGTGAAACGGGTCGAAGTCCCGGCCAATCTGGCGCAAGCCATTGATTGGCTGAAACCGGCCGACCTGCTCAACCTCGCCGATCCCGCGTTGCTGATTGCCGCTTTCGCCGTGGCCTTCATCGCCAGCGCCGAAACCCTGCTGTCCGCTGCGGCCGTGGATCGCATGCACAGCGGCGAGCGAGCGGACTTCGACCGTGAATTGTCGGCACAAGGGGTTGGCAACATGCTCTGCGGGCTGCTCGGCGCCTTGCCGATGACCGGAGTTATTGTGCGCAGCTCGGCCAACGTGCAGGCCGGCGCAACCACCCGCTACTCGACGATTTTCCACGGCCTGTGGCTGCTGGGGTTCGTATTGCTGCTGTCGAGCGTGCTGCAAAGCATTCCGGTGGCGAGCCTGGCCGGCGTGTTGGTCTATACCGGCTTCAAACTGGTGGATCTCAAAGCCTTTCGCGGGTTGGGTCGTTATGGCCGGATGCCGATGTTCACCTACGCCGCGACAGCCTTGGCGATTATTTTCACTGACTTGCTGACCGGTGTTCTGATCGGTTTCGGTCTCACGCTGGTGAAACTGGCACTGAAGGCTTCACGGTTGAAAATCAGCCTGATCGACCTGCCTCAGGCCGGTGAAATGGAACTGCGCCTGAGCGGCGCGGCCACCTTCCTCAAAGTACCGGCGCTGACCCAGGTATTGGGCAGCATTCCTGCGGGCACAACGGTGCACGTGCCGCTCAATAACCTGAGCTACATCGATCACTCGTGCCTGGAGTTGCTGGAAGAATGGGGTCGGGCGAATGCGGCCAAGGGCTCGACGCTGTTGATCGAGTCGCGGGGGTTGAAGCGCAGGTTGGAGGGGCGTGTTAGAACCAATACCGGTATCGGCGCGGCAGGCTAA
- the coxB gene encoding cytochrome c oxidase subunit II: MMRHPHVWMGLLLWSIFSPAQAAWTVNMAPGATEISHAVFDLHMTIFWICVVIGIIVFGAMFWSMILHRRSTGQVAAKFHESTTVEILWTIVPFVILVVMAIPATATLIKMYDASEPDIDIQVTGYQWKWHYKYLGQDVEFFSNLTTPAEQIHNKEAKGEHYLLEVDKPLVLPVGAKVRFLVTSADVIHSWWVPAFAVKRDAIPGFVNEAWTRVEKPGLYRGQCAELCGKDHGFMPIVVDVKEKADYEKWLADRKAEAAQLKELTSKEWTLDELKDRGDKIYHTTCVACHQAEGQGLPPMFPALKGSKIATGPKEAHLSLVFHGKPGTAMAAFGKQLSEVDIAAVVTYERNAWGNNKGDMVTPKEVLELKQAESK, translated from the coding sequence ATGATGCGACATCCACATGTCTGGATGGGCCTCCTGTTGTGGTCGATTTTCAGCCCGGCGCAAGCAGCCTGGACTGTGAATATGGCGCCTGGAGCGACTGAAATCAGTCACGCTGTATTTGACCTGCACATGACCATTTTCTGGATCTGTGTAGTGATTGGCATCATCGTCTTCGGCGCCATGTTCTGGTCGATGATTCTGCATCGCCGCTCGACCGGGCAAGTCGCCGCAAAATTTCACGAAAGCACGACCGTCGAAATCCTCTGGACCATCGTGCCCTTTGTGATTCTGGTGGTCATGGCCATTCCCGCGACAGCCACCCTCATCAAGATGTACGACGCCAGCGAGCCGGATATCGATATCCAAGTCACTGGCTATCAGTGGAAGTGGCACTACAAATACCTGGGCCAGGACGTCGAGTTCTTCAGCAACCTGACCACCCCCGCCGAGCAGATCCACAACAAGGAAGCCAAGGGCGAGCACTACTTGCTCGAGGTCGACAAGCCGCTGGTGCTGCCGGTTGGCGCCAAGGTGCGTTTCCTTGTGACCTCCGCCGACGTGATCCACTCCTGGTGGGTACCGGCCTTCGCGGTCAAGCGCGATGCGATCCCCGGGTTCGTCAACGAAGCCTGGACCCGTGTCGAAAAACCCGGCCTCTATCGTGGCCAGTGCGCCGAGCTGTGCGGCAAGGACCACGGGTTCATGCCGATCGTGGTCGACGTCAAGGAAAAGGCCGACTACGAAAAATGGCTGGCCGATCGCAAGGCTGAAGCCGCGCAACTCAAAGAGCTGACCAGCAAGGAATGGACGCTCGACGAGCTCAAGGATCGCGGCGACAAGATCTACCACACCACCTGCGTGGCCTGTCACCAGGCTGAAGGCCAGGGCCTGCCGCCGATGTTCCCGGCCCTCAAGGGCTCGAAAATCGCCACCGGCCCGAAAGAAGCTCACCTGAGCCTGGTCTTCCACGGCAAGCCCGGCACCGCCATGGCGGCGTTCGGCAAGCAGCTCTCGGAAGTCGATATCGCGGCCGTCGTGACCTACGAACGTAACGCCTGGGGCAACAACAAGGGCGACATGGTCACGCCGAAAGAAGTGCTTGAGCTGAAACAGGCGGAAAGCAAATGA
- the ctaD gene encoding cytochrome c oxidase subunit I, with amino-acid sequence MSAVIDDHGHADHAHGPAKGLMRWVLTTNHKDIGTLYLWFAFCMFLLGGSFAMVIRAELFQPGLQIVQPEFFNQMTTMHGLVMVFGAVMPAFVGLANWMVPLMIGAPDMALPRMNNFSFWLLPAAFGLLVSTLFMPGGGPNFGWTFYAPLSTTYAPESVTFFIFAIHMMGISSIMGAINVIATILNLRAPGMTLMKMPLFVWTWLITAFLLIAVMPVLAGCVTMMLMDIHFHTSFFSAAGGGDPVLFQHVFWFFGHPEVYIMILPAFGAVSSIIPAFSRKPLFGYTSMVYATASIAFLSFIVWAHHMFVVGIPLVGELFFMYATMLIAVPTGVKVFNWASTMWQGSLTFETPMLFAVAFVILFSIGGFSGLMLAIAPADFQYQDTYFVVAHFHYVLVPGAIFGIFASAYYWLPKWTGHMYDETLGKLHFWLSFIGMNMAFFPMHFVGLAGMPRRIPDYNLQFADFNMVSSIGAFLFGSTQIFFLFIVIKTIRGGPPAPAKPWDGAEGLEWSIPSPAPYHTFTTPPEVK; translated from the coding sequence ATGAGCGCCGTCATCGATGACCATGGTCATGCCGACCACGCCCACGGCCCCGCCAAAGGCCTGATGCGCTGGGTACTGACCACCAACCACAAGGACATCGGCACGCTGTACCTGTGGTTTGCGTTCTGCATGTTCCTGCTCGGCGGCTCGTTCGCGATGGTGATTCGCGCCGAACTGTTCCAGCCAGGCCTGCAAATCGTCCAGCCGGAATTCTTCAACCAGATGACCACCATGCACGGCCTGGTGATGGTCTTCGGTGCCGTGATGCCGGCCTTCGTCGGCCTGGCCAACTGGATGGTGCCGCTGATGATCGGCGCGCCGGACATGGCCCTGCCGCGCATGAACAACTTCAGCTTCTGGCTGTTGCCCGCTGCGTTTGGGCTGTTGGTGTCGACGCTGTTCATGCCCGGTGGCGGTCCGAACTTCGGCTGGACGTTCTACGCCCCGCTGTCGACGACCTACGCGCCGGAAAGCGTGACGTTCTTCATCTTTGCCATCCACATGATGGGGATCAGTTCGATCATGGGCGCGATCAACGTGATCGCCACCATCCTCAACCTGCGCGCCCCCGGCATGACGTTGATGAAAATGCCGCTGTTCGTCTGGACCTGGCTGATCACCGCGTTCCTGCTGATCGCGGTAATGCCGGTGCTGGCCGGGTGCGTGACCATGATGCTGATGGACATCCACTTCCACACCAGCTTCTTCAGTGCGGCCGGTGGCGGTGACCCGGTACTGTTCCAGCATGTGTTCTGGTTCTTCGGCCACCCCGAGGTGTACATCATGATCCTGCCGGCCTTCGGCGCCGTCAGCTCGATCATCCCGGCGTTCTCACGCAAGCCGCTGTTCGGCTACACCTCGATGGTCTACGCCACGGCGAGCATCGCGTTCCTTTCGTTCATCGTCTGGGCGCACCACATGTTCGTGGTGGGCATTCCGCTGGTGGGCGAGCTGTTCTTCATGTATGCCACCATGCTGATCGCCGTACCGACCGGGGTGAAGGTGTTCAACTGGGCGAGCACCATGTGGCAAGGCTCGCTGACCTTCGAAACACCGATGCTGTTCGCGGTGGCGTTCGTGATCCTGTTCTCCATCGGCGGCTTCTCCGGCCTGATGCTGGCCATCGCCCCGGCGGACTTCCAGTACCAGGACACCTACTTCGTGGTCGCGCATTTCCACTACGTGCTGGTACCGGGAGCGATCTTCGGGATCTTCGCCTCGGCGTACTACTGGCTGCCGAAATGGACCGGCCACATGTACGACGAAACCCTCGGCAAGCTGCATTTCTGGCTGTCGTTCATCGGCATGAACATGGCCTTCTTCCCGATGCACTTCGTGGGGCTGGCGGGCATGCCGCGGCGGATCCCGGACTACAACCTGCAATTCGCCGACTTCAACATGGTGTCGTCGATCGGCGCGTTCCTGTTCGGCTCAACGCAGATCTTCTTCCTGTTCATCGTCATCAAGACCATTCGCGGCGGCCCACCAGCCCCGGCCAAACCCTGGGATGGGGCTGAAGGCCTGGAGTGGAGCATTCCGTCACCGGCGCCGTACCACACCTTCACCACGCCGCCGGAAGTGAAATGA
- a CDS encoding cytochrome c oxidase assembly protein yields the protein MADSISLKKLVTRLLLVVVAMFVFGFALVPIYDVMCKAFGINGKTAGQYEGEQTVDTSRQVRVQFLSTNSADMPWDFYPKGEELTTNPGAVNEMIFIAHNPTDRPMSAQAVPSIAPSTAAAYFHKTECFCFTQQVLQPGERIEMPVRFIVDRDMPKDVKHLTLSYTLFDITARHPPVAVNTGG from the coding sequence ATGGCTGACTCGATTTCACTGAAGAAACTCGTCACCCGCCTGTTGCTGGTGGTGGTGGCGATGTTTGTCTTCGGGTTTGCCCTGGTGCCGATCTACGACGTGATGTGCAAGGCCTTCGGCATCAACGGAAAGACCGCCGGACAGTACGAGGGCGAGCAGACGGTGGACACATCGCGGCAGGTTCGCGTGCAGTTTCTGTCGACCAACTCCGCCGACATGCCCTGGGATTTCTACCCCAAGGGCGAAGAACTGACGACCAACCCCGGGGCGGTGAACGAGATGATCTTCATCGCCCACAACCCCACCGACCGCCCGATGAGTGCCCAGGCCGTGCCGAGCATCGCGCCCAGCACGGCGGCGGCGTACTTCCACAAGACCGAATGCTTCTGCTTTACCCAGCAAGTGCTGCAGCCCGGTGAACGAATAGAAATGCCGGTGCGCTTCATCGTTGACCGTGACATGCCCAAGGATGTGAAGCATTTGACGCTGTCCTACACGCTGTTCGATATCACCGCCCGACATCCACCGGTCGCTGTAAACACTGGCGGTTGA
- a CDS encoding cytochrome c oxidase subunit 3 translates to MATHEHYYVPAQSKWPIIATVGMFVTMFGLGTWFNDLKAARPESHGPLIFFVGGLMLAYILFGWFGTVIKESRSGLYSAQMDRSFRWGMSWFIFSEVMFFIAFFGALFYVRHLAGPALGGEGTKGIAHMLWPNFQFTWPLLDNPDSKLFPPPKEVISPWGLPLLNTVLLVSSSVTVTIAHHALKKGHRGALKLWLAITVLLGCAFLGFQAEEYMHAYHELGLTLGSGIYGATFFMLTGFHGAHVTIGTIILFVMLMRIMRGHFDNEHQFGFEAASWYWHFVDVVWIGLFVFVYVL, encoded by the coding sequence ATGGCAACTCATGAGCACTATTACGTTCCGGCCCAGAGCAAATGGCCGATCATCGCCACCGTCGGGATGTTCGTCACCATGTTCGGCCTGGGCACCTGGTTCAACGATCTGAAGGCTGCGCGGCCGGAATCCCACGGCCCGCTGATCTTTTTCGTTGGCGGCCTGATGCTGGCCTACATTCTGTTCGGCTGGTTCGGCACGGTGATCAAGGAGAGCCGCAGCGGGTTGTACAGCGCGCAGATGGATCGCTCGTTCCGCTGGGGCATGAGCTGGTTCATTTTCTCGGAGGTCATGTTCTTCATCGCCTTCTTCGGCGCCCTGTTTTATGTGCGCCACCTTGCCGGGCCAGCCCTCGGCGGTGAAGGCACCAAGGGCATCGCCCATATGCTGTGGCCGAACTTCCAGTTCACCTGGCCGCTGCTGGACAACCCCGACTCCAAGCTCTTCCCGCCACCCAAGGAAGTCATCAGCCCCTGGGGCCTGCCGCTGCTCAACACCGTATTACTGGTCAGCTCCAGCGTCACCGTGACCATCGCCCACCACGCCTTGAAAAAGGGCCATCGCGGCGCATTGAAACTCTGGCTGGCGATCACCGTGTTGCTGGGCTGTGCGTTCCTCGGCTTCCAGGCCGAAGAGTACATGCACGCCTACCACGAACTGGGCCTGACCCTGGGCTCGGGCATCTACGGTGCCACATTCTTCATGCTCACCGGGTTCCACGGGGCCCACGTGACCATCGGCACCATCATCCTGTTCGTGATGTTGATGCGGATCATGCGCGGGCACTTCGACAACGAGCATCAGTTCGGCTTCGAGGCGGCGAGTTGGTACTGGCACTTCGTGGACGTGGTGTGGATCGGGTTGTTCGTTTTCGTTTACGTGCTGTGA
- a CDS encoding twin transmembrane helix small protein: protein MLKAAIVLMLIATVVSLFSGLFFLVKDDSRSNRLVIALSVRVALAAVTVGLIAWGFFSGQLVSHAPW, encoded by the coding sequence ATGCTCAAAGCAGCTATCGTCCTGATGCTGATTGCCACGGTTGTCAGCCTGTTCAGCGGCCTGTTTTTTCTGGTCAAGGACGACAGCCGTTCAAACCGCCTCGTCATTGCCTTGAGTGTCCGTGTTGCCCTGGCCGCCGTGACCGTGGGCTTGATTGCCTGGGGTTTCTTCAGCGGCCAGTTGGTGTCGCATGCGCCTTGGTAA
- a CDS encoding SURF1 family protein, giving the protein MKRFRPGVVPTLVVALLLPLLVSLGFWQLSRGAEKSALLQSYAERRAAEPMASTELQHSADPAFRQVRLHGQFDAAHSLLLDNRQRGGKVGVELLQPFQDQATGLWLLVNRGWLPWPDRRTPPQFTTPAEVLSLDAWVYVSPGAAFQLHADPSTSAWPKLLTAIDPKALWTSLDRDGFAYELRAETGPATYQADWPVVAMGPEKHIAYAVQWFAMSIALFGLYLYLGWHNAKEKHHGSGHESTQHV; this is encoded by the coding sequence ATGAAGCGCTTTCGGCCGGGCGTTGTACCGACGCTGGTGGTCGCCCTTCTGCTGCCGCTGCTGGTGTCGCTCGGGTTCTGGCAACTGAGTCGCGGCGCGGAGAAAAGCGCGCTGCTGCAAAGCTACGCCGAACGCCGGGCCGCCGAACCGATGGCCAGCACCGAACTGCAACACAGCGCAGACCCGGCTTTCCGCCAGGTACGCCTGCACGGTCAATTCGATGCCGCCCACAGCCTGCTGCTGGACAACCGCCAGCGCGGCGGCAAGGTCGGGGTCGAGTTGCTGCAACCGTTCCAGGATCAGGCAACGGGATTGTGGCTGCTGGTCAATCGCGGCTGGTTGCCCTGGCCGGATCGCCGTACCCCACCGCAATTCACCACGCCCGCTGAAGTCCTGAGCCTCGACGCCTGGGTCTACGTGTCCCCCGGCGCTGCCTTCCAGCTGCACGCCGACCCGAGCACCAGCGCCTGGCCAAAACTGCTGACGGCCATTGACCCCAAGGCGCTCTGGACCTCCCTGGACCGCGACGGCTTTGCCTACGAATTACGCGCAGAAACCGGCCCCGCGACGTACCAGGCCGATTGGCCGGTGGTCGCCATGGGCCCGGAGAAACATATCGCTTATGCCGTTCAGTGGTTCGCCATGTCGATCGCCCTGTTCGGCCTTTATCTGTACCTCGGCTGGCACAACGCAAAGGAGAAACACCATGGGAGCGGCCATGAATCCACCCAGCATGTCTGA
- a CDS encoding COX15/CtaA family protein: MAKPGFRLALFATLLALIVVLLGAYTRLTHAGLGCPDWPGCYGFISVPKSEAQLAHAELHFPDTPVEAHKGWNEMIHRYFAGTLGLLISVLAGRAWVNRRHPGQPLKLPLFLLGVVFAQAAFGMWTVTLKLWPQVVTGHLLGGFATLSLLFLLTLRLSGVLPALTVPRRLQYWATAGLLLVIGQIALGGWVSSNYAAVACIDFPTCHGQWLPAADFANGFHLTQHIGPNYLGGQLDSDARTAIHLTHRIGALLVTLVLFGLAWQLKVVGMTRLAGLVLVALAAQITLGISNVLFHLPLPVAVAHNAGGAALLLTMVLVNYHARTSLVRVTQPSRWRFSPRKQSAGPITIKGEMPWRF; this comes from the coding sequence ATGGCCAAACCTGGATTTCGCCTCGCGCTGTTTGCCACCCTGCTGGCGCTGATTGTGGTGTTGCTCGGCGCCTACACCCGCCTGACCCACGCCGGTCTCGGCTGCCCGGACTGGCCCGGCTGCTACGGCTTCATCAGCGTGCCGAAAAGCGAAGCCCAGCTGGCCCATGCCGAACTGCATTTCCCGGACACCCCGGTGGAAGCCCACAAGGGCTGGAACGAGATGATCCATCGCTACTTTGCCGGCACCCTCGGCCTGCTGATTTCAGTGTTGGCCGGCCGCGCGTGGGTGAATCGCCGGCATCCGGGGCAACCGCTGAAACTGCCGCTGTTTCTGCTGGGGGTGGTGTTCGCCCAGGCGGCTTTCGGCATGTGGACGGTGACGCTCAAACTCTGGCCGCAGGTGGTGACCGGGCATTTGCTCGGCGGTTTCGCCACCTTGAGTCTGTTGTTCCTGCTGACCTTGCGGCTGTCCGGAGTCTTGCCGGCGCTGACGGTGCCACGCCGCTTGCAATATTGGGCTACCGCCGGGCTGTTGCTGGTGATCGGGCAAATCGCCCTTGGCGGCTGGGTCAGTTCCAACTATGCCGCCGTGGCCTGCATCGACTTCCCCACCTGCCACGGCCAATGGCTGCCGGCCGCCGACTTCGCCAACGGCTTTCACCTGACCCAGCACATCGGCCCGAATTACCTCGGTGGCCAGCTCGACAGCGATGCCCGCACGGCGATTCACCTGACCCATCGCATCGGTGCCTTGCTGGTGACGCTGGTGCTGTTCGGCCTCGCCTGGCAGTTGAAGGTCGTTGGCATGACACGGCTGGCAGGGTTGGTACTGGTCGCCCTCGCCGCGCAGATCACCCTGGGCATCAGCAACGTGCTGTTTCATCTGCCGCTGCCCGTAGCCGTGGCGCACAACGCCGGCGGCGCGGCGCTACTGCTGACGATGGTGCTGGTCAATTATCACGCGCGAACCAGTCTGGTGCGGGTCACACAGCCGTCACGCTGGCGTTTCAGCCCGCGTAAACAATCCGCCGGGCCCATAACAATAAAAGGAGAGATGCCATGGCGATTCTGA
- the cyoE gene encoding heme o synthase, which yields MAILIGERPSQAIWRDYLELTKPKVVVLMLITSLVGMFLATRAGVPWTVLVFGNLGIALCAGGAAAVNHVVDRRIDAVMARTHKRPLAEGRVSPAAALTFALVLALLGQALLLAFTNPLTAWLTLASLLGYAVIYTGFLKRATPQNIVIGGLAGAAPPLLGWTAATGHVSAEPLLLVLIIFAWTPPHFWALAIHRKEEYAKADIPMLPVTHGEHYTKVHILLYTGALLAVSMMPYAIHMSGLLYLICAAGLGARFLQWAVVLYRGTRPHAAINTFKYSIYYLFLLFIALLVDHYLMLNL from the coding sequence ATGGCGATTCTGATCGGCGAACGTCCCAGCCAGGCGATCTGGCGTGACTACCTGGAGCTGACCAAACCCAAGGTGGTGGTGCTGATGCTCATCACCTCGCTGGTCGGGATGTTCCTCGCGACCCGCGCCGGCGTGCCCTGGACCGTGCTGGTGTTCGGCAACCTGGGCATCGCCTTGTGTGCCGGGGGAGCGGCGGCGGTGAACCATGTGGTGGATCGGCGGATCGATGCGGTGATGGCCCGCACCCACAAGCGGCCATTGGCCGAAGGACGGGTTTCACCGGCGGCGGCACTGACGTTCGCCCTGGTGCTGGCGCTGCTGGGGCAGGCGTTACTGCTGGCGTTTACCAACCCGCTGACGGCCTGGCTGACCCTGGCGTCCCTGCTCGGCTACGCCGTGATCTACACCGGCTTCCTGAAACGCGCGACACCGCAGAACATCGTCATCGGCGGTCTCGCCGGCGCCGCCCCTCCACTGCTGGGCTGGACCGCCGCCACCGGCCACGTCAGCGCCGAACCGCTGTTGCTGGTATTGATCATCTTCGCCTGGACCCCGCCGCACTTCTGGGCGCTGGCGATCCATCGCAAGGAGGAATACGCCAAGGCCGACATCCCGATGCTGCCGGTCACCCACGGCGAGCACTACACCAAGGTGCACATCCTGCTTTATACCGGCGCGCTGCTGGCCGTCAGCATGATGCCCTACGCGATCCACATGAGCGGCCTGCTCTATCTGATTTGCGCCGCAGGGCTAGGCGCAAGGTTTCTGCAATGGGCCGTGGTGCTGTACCGTGGCACTCGGCCGCACGCGGCGATCAACACCTTCAAGTACTCTATTTATTACTTGTTCCTGCTGTTTATCGCCCTGCTCGTAGACCACTACCTGATGTTGAACCTATGA
- a CDS encoding SCO family protein — MTRTQKTVFILVALIALVLGLTINKVLSSKGQGDPTALIDAGIILLPQSRTLPDVSMTDQDGKPVAINELKGKWSLLFFGYTFCPDICPTTLAQLRQIKSELPPEAVAKLQIILVSVDPNRDTPKQLKQYLGYFDPQFIGLTPTSTDELQKVANAVSIPFIPADTSKPNYTVDHSGNLAVIGPDGTQRGFIRAPLNNVKLVAQLPVMVNRK, encoded by the coding sequence ATGACTCGAACCCAAAAAACCGTCTTCATCCTTGTTGCCCTGATTGCACTGGTCCTGGGCCTGACCATCAACAAAGTGCTCTCCAGCAAGGGCCAGGGCGACCCGACGGCGCTGATCGATGCCGGCATCATCCTGCTGCCGCAAAGCCGCACCCTGCCGGATGTGAGCATGACCGATCAGGACGGCAAACCGGTGGCGATCAACGAGCTCAAGGGCAAGTGGAGCCTGCTGTTCTTCGGCTATACCTTCTGCCCGGACATCTGCCCGACCACCCTCGCCCAGCTGCGCCAGATCAAGAGCGAACTGCCGCCGGAGGCTGTGGCCAAGTTGCAGATCATCCTGGTCAGCGTCGACCCGAACCGCGACACACCCAAGCAGCTCAAGCAGTACCTGGGCTACTTCGACCCGCAGTTCATCGGCCTGACGCCTACATCCACCGATGAGCTGCAGAAAGTCGCCAACGCGGTGAGCATTCCGTTCATTCCGGCTGATACCAGCAAGCCCAATTACACGGTGGATCACAGCGGCAACCTCGCGGTGATCGGGCCGGACGGAACGCAACGCGGGTTTATTCGGGCGCCATTGAACAATGTGAAGCTGGTGGCGCAGTTACCGGTGATGGTTAACCGTAAATAA